A genomic region of Halopelagius longus contains the following coding sequences:
- a CDS encoding Eco57I restriction-modification methylase domain-containing protein — MTLQQITAGDIANWDSLNDIATSFEKRGLKPRPNLGEDHELVLQLADDEFVTIVEAGPGESATDFKPQNRTRHTNFVATNNYEDFTFITRVRSWEGQQHGRIKHQKLSFTKKQFQSESGEKNTILQKLNSIEYGSSAAIYDTLYDTRQVVKEFYQQFETLRTDLVQEVSGIPDDRGDAKQRYVQVILDRMIFLYFIQEKRLLDRNPDYLHEQPVEVVNEGDDRYEEFYAPLFFDYLAEDKQNPDFGKLPYLNGGLFAKNPVEEEFKDAKLGESAKETNELFDEILDFLSDWNWNVDERLDIVDPKNLSPAVLGHIFEQTVNQKEMGAYYTPEEITGFMARRTIHPYLLDQLNETVGANYEEIDDVFGFADPGVSADTAAIADGGMVTHQAPTENVDVGHVETLYHDILKEAKLLDPAVGSGAFLLAGQEVLLDLYMQCIEFFQHLEDEGKGWELSSRTRDELDIIASGKGSASLYAKRTIILNNLYGVDIDEGAVEICKLRLWLSMVADIEDEPGEVEPLPNIDFNIRQGNSLIGFTELMEVNQDGDAPLSNFGGGVGESVREKYEDIIDAVEKHRDADTATEATNWRKEAERRLSAHQNDLDEKVLEGFRDAGVKDITKEDVENHSPFHWVLEFASVYADGGFDVIVGNPPWDVIEPNREDYFTKFDEVFRQRGPSEKDQKQETLLEDPSIAKGWEEYQNSMKTRASYFNNNSQYELQDPEIDGDSVGKKNDLSMLFLERIFDLASDKSYVAQILPGTTFVGSAGKDLRMKLLNETEIRDLAIFQNGGIFADLHGQYKFGVLTFKNSGKTEALKSIHRKGELDVLMDIDSSAVTVPHDVLEKYSPKAKIFPLIESEQQVDILSKYIKHPPLSDDSQGWKMKPYQEINRSSDRDRYVESEEEGDYPVYGGSNIYSYSYTPEFIDGLESPTLWSVDEEHDPEKSAKRRIREKAFRSRDPEMGLKKAIYNEFDGNGSQKGFVNDLLEQERGKPLSLEDIKLDCSEYRIVFRNIAQPTDERTFICAAIPKGIVCHHAINTIRPYTFNINREDLSEFPLHSVYERVFTDRELFVALGLLNSIPFDYLMRRKIERNLVMYKLTESQVPRLTEGDDWFNYIWERAARLNCYGTAFEEMRNRLGGIEPVEDKSKRMDVRAEIDAASFHAYGLTHRDTEFVLDTFHRVSSPRVMTDEYFDTVLEKYDLLKREGPYS; from the coding sequence ATGACTCTCCAGCAGATTACTGCGGGCGATATTGCGAATTGGGACTCTCTCAACGACATTGCCACCTCTTTCGAGAAACGCGGGCTCAAACCGCGACCGAACCTCGGGGAAGACCACGAACTCGTTCTCCAACTCGCAGATGACGAGTTCGTTACCATCGTCGAGGCCGGACCCGGCGAGTCAGCGACCGACTTCAAGCCACAAAATCGCACGCGCCACACGAACTTCGTCGCCACCAACAACTACGAGGACTTCACCTTCATCACACGCGTTCGCAGTTGGGAAGGCCAACAACACGGTCGAATCAAGCACCAGAAACTCTCCTTCACCAAGAAGCAGTTCCAAAGCGAGAGCGGCGAGAAGAACACCATCCTGCAGAAACTGAACTCCATCGAGTACGGCTCGTCGGCGGCCATCTACGACACGCTATACGATACTCGGCAGGTCGTCAAGGAGTTCTACCAACAGTTCGAGACCTTACGCACCGACCTCGTGCAGGAGGTCTCCGGCATCCCCGACGACCGGGGTGATGCGAAGCAGCGGTATGTGCAGGTCATTCTCGACCGGATGATTTTCCTCTACTTCATTCAGGAAAAGCGCCTGCTCGACCGCAACCCCGACTATCTTCACGAGCAACCTGTAGAGGTCGTAAACGAGGGCGACGATCGCTACGAGGAGTTCTACGCGCCCCTATTCTTCGATTACCTCGCGGAGGATAAGCAGAACCCGGACTTCGGTAAACTTCCATACCTGAACGGTGGTCTGTTCGCGAAGAATCCCGTTGAGGAAGAGTTCAAGGATGCAAAACTGGGCGAGTCCGCTAAAGAGACGAACGAACTATTTGACGAGATTCTGGACTTCCTCTCTGATTGGAACTGGAACGTTGACGAACGACTCGACATCGTAGACCCGAAGAACCTCTCCCCGGCGGTCCTCGGGCACATTTTCGAGCAGACGGTCAATCAGAAAGAGATGGGCGCGTACTACACGCCTGAGGAAATCACGGGCTTCATGGCTCGGCGGACGATTCATCCGTATCTCCTTGACCAACTCAACGAAACCGTCGGCGCGAACTACGAGGAAATTGATGACGTGTTCGGATTCGCTGACCCGGGCGTGAGTGCTGATACAGCGGCTATCGCTGACGGTGGAATGGTCACTCATCAGGCTCCGACCGAGAACGTCGATGTTGGGCACGTCGAAACGCTCTACCACGACATCCTGAAGGAAGCAAAACTCCTTGACCCTGCAGTCGGTAGTGGAGCGTTCCTCCTCGCCGGACAGGAGGTGCTCCTCGACCTCTATATGCAGTGTATCGAGTTCTTCCAGCACCTCGAAGACGAGGGGAAGGGCTGGGAACTCTCTTCACGAACGCGCGACGAGTTGGACATTATCGCGTCCGGGAAGGGCAGCGCATCGCTGTATGCGAAACGCACTATCATTCTGAACAACCTCTACGGGGTGGACATCGACGAGGGTGCAGTCGAAATTTGCAAACTCCGCCTCTGGCTCTCAATGGTTGCAGACATTGAGGACGAGCCCGGTGAGGTCGAGCCGCTCCCCAACATTGACTTCAACATTCGGCAGGGGAACTCGCTCATCGGATTCACCGAACTGATGGAAGTGAATCAGGACGGTGACGCGCCACTATCAAACTTCGGTGGTGGTGTAGGTGAAAGCGTACGTGAAAAGTACGAAGACATCATTGATGCAGTAGAAAAGCATCGGGACGCCGATACCGCGACAGAGGCGACGAATTGGCGGAAAGAAGCCGAACGCCGTCTTTCCGCGCACCAGAACGACCTTGATGAGAAGGTCTTGGAAGGATTCCGTGATGCTGGAGTCAAAGACATCACTAAGGAGGATGTAGAGAACCACTCTCCATTTCACTGGGTTCTCGAATTTGCCTCTGTGTACGCCGATGGTGGTTTTGATGTAATAGTTGGAAATCCACCGTGGGACGTTATCGAACCGAATAGGGAGGATTATTTCACTAAGTTCGATGAGGTATTTCGGCAACGAGGTCCATCCGAGAAGGATCAAAAGCAAGAGACTCTGCTGGAGGACCCATCGATTGCCAAGGGGTGGGAAGAGTACCAGAATAGCATGAAAACCCGGGCATCGTATTTCAATAACAATTCGCAGTATGAACTCCAAGATCCTGAGATAGATGGTGATTCTGTCGGCAAAAAGAATGACCTGTCGATGTTATTCTTGGAGCGAATTTTTGACTTGGCGAGCGATAAATCGTATGTCGCTCAAATCCTCCCGGGGACTACTTTTGTCGGGTCTGCTGGGAAAGACCTCAGAATGAAATTACTGAATGAGACAGAGATACGAGACTTAGCAATATTCCAAAATGGCGGCATATTTGCAGACCTCCACGGCCAGTACAAATTCGGGGTGTTAACCTTCAAAAACAGCGGTAAAACTGAGGCGTTAAAGTCGATACATCGAAAGGGTGAATTAGATGTTTTAATGGATATTGATTCATCTGCCGTCACAGTTCCCCATGATGTGCTGGAAAAGTATTCCCCGAAGGCAAAGATATTCCCTCTTATTGAATCTGAACAACAAGTGGATATCCTGTCAAAGTACATAAAGCACCCCCCACTAAGTGACGATTCTCAGGGCTGGAAGATGAAGCCGTATCAGGAGATCAATCGTTCCTCAGACAGGGACCGTTACGTTGAATCTGAGGAAGAAGGAGATTATCCTGTATATGGAGGGTCAAACATATATTCATACAGCTATACCCCTGAATTCATCGATGGGTTGGAATCTCCGACACTCTGGAGCGTAGACGAGGAACATGACCCAGAGAAAAGTGCGAAACGTCGCATTCGAGAGAAGGCGTTTCGTTCGCGAGACCCGGAGATGGGTCTAAAAAAGGCCATCTACAACGAGTTCGATGGTAATGGATCTCAGAAGGGGTTCGTGAATGACCTATTAGAACAGGAGCGAGGGAAGCCGCTTTCTTTAGAAGATATCAAACTTGACTGTAGCGAATATCGTATCGTCTTTAGAAACATTGCTCAACCGACTGACGAGCGCACGTTTATCTGTGCGGCCATCCCAAAGGGTATCGTCTGTCACCATGCGATTAACACGATTCGGCCATACACATTCAACATCAATCGCGAGGACCTCTCTGAGTTCCCCCTCCACTCAGTCTATGAACGAGTGTTTACTGACCGAGAATTATTCGTAGCACTTGGTCTGTTAAATAGCATACCGTTCGACTACTTGATGAGACGGAAGATCGAGAGGAACCTCGTGATGTACAAACTAACGGAATCACAGGTGCCGAGGCTTACTGAGGGCGATGATTGGTTCAACTACATCTGGGAGCGTGCTGCTCGTCTCAACTGTTATGGGACTGCTTTTGAGGAGATGAGGAATCGGCTGGGTGGTATTGAGCCAGTTGAGGATAAATCGAAGAGGATGGATGTACGGGCAGAGATAGATGCGGCTTCATTCCATGCGTACGGTCTAACTCACCGTGACACAGAATTCGTTCTCGATACTTTCCACCGTGTATCCTCACCACGTGTAATGACCGACGAATACTTTGATACGGTCCTTGAGAAATATGACCTTCTTAAGCGGGAAGGTCCATACTCATAG
- a CDS encoding TBP family protein translates to MVQVVNAVGGGELGVELQLDKLLADSSFEYSYESGDSMAYVTISGDLPTVTLFQSGKYSIAGGNSVSQLFEVDGMFRDKVSEITDFSLESTPEFEIRYLVGIGELGNEVDLSIIFKELPSDKVEYEPEQFPGLFYRPSKETTITVFSTGKVSVNGPRSEEALQKEFTRLKDKLDNIQR, encoded by the coding sequence GTGGTACAGGTAGTAAATGCGGTTGGTGGTGGCGAACTGGGAGTTGAACTCCAACTGGATAAACTATTAGCAGACTCTTCATTCGAGTATAGTTACGAATCCGGGGACTCAATGGCTTATGTGACTATCTCAGGCGACTTACCTACGGTCACTCTTTTCCAAAGTGGAAAATACAGCATTGCGGGAGGCAATTCAGTCAGTCAATTGTTCGAAGTCGATGGAATGTTTAGGGATAAAGTATCAGAAATAACTGATTTTAGTCTCGAGAGTACACCTGAATTCGAGATTAGATACTTAGTCGGTATTGGCGAACTTGGCAATGAAGTAGATTTGTCTATCATATTTAAGGAATTACCGTCTGATAAAGTAGAATATGAACCAGAACAGTTTCCCGGTTTATTTTATCGGCCCTCGAAGGAGACTACTATTACAGTATTTTCGACGGGAAAGGTGTCAGTAAACGGTCCGCGCTCTGAAGAGGCCCTTCAAAAAGAATTCACCCGGCTGAAAGACAAATTGGACAATATACAGAGATAA
- a CDS encoding BRCT domain-containing protein, producing MPSTEIPDDVGGADFRNASDLDGCKVVCTGRLEEVTRADFKEIVESYGGKVTNNISQKTDVLVVGDNPGTEKIEFLQEHETPTLTEHGFYSLFPERFKHVDGVLDESGGQSTLPKGAEERVQIELSPLALHLAEATAEEQGEDLSGLCNRSTRNLLKGVIDGDHPSIETPENAEVVEVTLPEGLFAMVETAVETTPEAETVETFVAEAVKRKIGFKSGETQEVKLELPQSAVTLLQKVSQDEEQDMEAVAEKMLLSGLRLQLESP from the coding sequence ATGCCCTCAACCGAAATCCCCGACGATGTCGGTGGTGCAGACTTCCGGAACGCGTCTGACCTCGATGGGTGCAAAGTCGTCTGTACGGGAAGACTAGAGGAGGTAACTCGTGCTGATTTCAAGGAGATCGTTGAAAGCTACGGCGGTAAGGTGACGAACAACATCTCACAAAAAACCGACGTCCTAGTCGTCGGCGACAACCCCGGAACGGAGAAAATCGAGTTCCTCCAAGAGCATGAAACGCCTACCCTCACCGAACACGGATTCTACTCTCTCTTTCCGGAACGGTTCAAGCACGTCGACGGAGTACTTGACGAATCAGGTGGGCAGTCCACACTCCCCAAAGGTGCCGAAGAGCGTGTTCAGATCGAACTCAGTCCGTTGGCTCTCCATCTAGCAGAGGCCACTGCCGAGGAACAAGGAGAGGACCTATCGGGTCTCTGTAATCGTTCAACTCGGAACCTCCTGAAGGGGGTGATTGATGGCGACCACCCATCTATCGAGACTCCAGAGAACGCGGAAGTAGTAGAAGTCACCCTCCCAGAGGGTCTCTTTGCGATGGTTGAGACAGCAGTCGAAACTACGCCGGAAGCAGAGACAGTGGAGACGTTTGTCGCGGAGGCAGTAAAGAGAAAGATTGGATTCAAATCCGGTGAGACGCAAGAAGTGAAATTGGAACTCCCTCAATCTGCGGTCACCCTACTCCAGAAGGTATCGCAGGACGAGGAGCAAGACATGGAAGCGGTCGCCGAGAAGATGCTCTTGAGTGGACTTCGATTACAGTTAGAATCGCCGTAG
- a CDS encoding helicase-related protein — MQYVEPLVDNADTKLEDVYQEVIRESEEVRIATGYFYLSGFDLVKDDLQNLLDPDVLDTAPMRILMGRQTDRRTVEEVDEGQSLREQFISDLEDDINQLNNAQLGRLDRLRDFIAQDIVDIRVRDPEQGYFHAKGACFREAVDDSSRREGEKDKRGSVTIIGSSNFSQTGHRHNVELNLTSQEPSDAQAFEEWYDNQWANSDKFSEEIIDVIDNSDRYREWKEKQKTEEEEETETLGTYLEPFELYKLLAYDELSGNVSARDSPLYYFQKLGYESAREKLSQYDGCIISDSVGLGKSFIGGELLYDYRQRGDRCLLIVPANLTDQWEDLLQDGTDEDGNPYFGLEMDGTHLDVMSVSKFQNLTYEEVQDLRDDFDVLLIDEAHRFRNFGKWRPSPDHDDDYKGTRRHANLRQLRGKTMIMLTATPINNSATDLKNLISLFTSPEEIRNKASLDFDAFDEYIELAEIRKRIAAGKEEVSDEKQQQITEQLQRQSKEISNILNEVMVLRTRKHVKDQIQDDEDFEMSFKPPKLHKEQYSLPPAYQPIYRMLPDVMDALHLPHITVKNPKAGSTLKALYKLNLLKRLESSTYAFVQSIETLHQSERRLLGLLEDLPEDEDIELLRAVQDGEAPATIDDFVEGKDAAEDLEQTLEEFGFDSTAVQADGGESETQDELVDATIGEVKTYIREDLTLIAYFLTQFIGDVARDTGDVSDHAVTVRQWLHDHNAGTLPDVPEEEMNPILYPRSDLTEVDSATRDFYEAVFSLREFRDPKIDRLASVLQSHDKKVLIFTQYRGTADYVYRTLRDNPDSPLTAGNSAVVKGGDENKQDIIQRFAPQASGYQSTLAESDETELQYVVATDTLSEGVNLQDVQVAVNYDLPWNPMRIVQRVGRIDRIGSTAEKHVHNFYPDGDIEAAIKLLKRLQAKINDIALIVGKENNILDPNEDQILEKAGVDTQKTIGELEVDEIEDSLRRSREVSDVNELDDTSKNPLLRNAGSNEEAAYDRFLLKRELNEEYGLTADDFEYAEDFFDDPPEEREFLYTNAINHDRGPRPGVFGLAHLWFDSEDENAPLGRVRRAFYYKPFSDDVKERSVQTLSISPSVEGEPVSGNTDHVMANREEITDVLDERLESIREGQVEGAFKQGDSYSKEQETILDFIAHYIQTNFGDDPCSREEYETIGEWADDLHGRLKGIKLGNTDEDRILRETFRHHVEYESFPDWPSTEFLEELEAFLEENIEASTEYQAKLVRESQVKAQLVCWGVIGK, encoded by the coding sequence ATGCAATACGTCGAACCGCTCGTCGACAACGCTGATACGAAACTTGAGGACGTCTATCAGGAGGTAATCCGTGAATCAGAGGAAGTGCGGATCGCGACTGGCTACTTCTATCTCTCCGGTTTTGACCTCGTCAAAGATGACCTGCAAAACCTTCTCGATCCAGATGTCCTCGATACTGCTCCGATGCGCATCCTCATGGGGAGACAGACAGACCGTCGAACCGTCGAGGAAGTCGACGAAGGGCAGTCTCTTCGAGAGCAGTTCATCTCTGACCTCGAAGATGACATTAATCAGTTGAACAACGCTCAGTTAGGCCGTCTCGATAGGCTTCGAGACTTCATCGCTCAGGACATCGTTGATATCCGTGTCCGGGACCCTGAACAGGGGTATTTCCACGCAAAAGGTGCCTGCTTCCGCGAAGCAGTTGATGACTCCTCACGTCGAGAGGGAGAAAAGGACAAACGAGGATCAGTCACCATCATCGGTTCATCAAATTTCTCGCAGACGGGTCATCGACACAACGTCGAACTCAATCTTACAAGCCAAGAACCGAGTGATGCTCAAGCCTTTGAGGAGTGGTATGACAATCAGTGGGCAAACTCTGACAAGTTCTCTGAGGAGATCATCGACGTCATAGATAACAGCGACCGCTATCGCGAGTGGAAGGAGAAACAGAAGACGGAAGAGGAGGAAGAAACAGAAACCCTTGGAACGTACCTCGAACCGTTTGAACTCTACAAACTGCTCGCCTACGATGAACTAAGTGGCAACGTTAGTGCACGAGATAGTCCGTTGTACTACTTCCAGAAACTCGGCTATGAGAGCGCACGTGAGAAACTCTCCCAGTACGACGGCTGTATCATCTCCGACTCTGTTGGGCTCGGGAAGTCATTTATCGGTGGTGAACTCCTCTACGACTATCGACAGCGCGGTGATCGCTGTCTCCTCATTGTTCCGGCGAACCTGACCGATCAGTGGGAAGACCTCCTCCAAGATGGAACCGACGAGGACGGCAACCCCTACTTCGGGCTGGAGATGGACGGAACTCACCTCGATGTAATGAGCGTCAGTAAGTTCCAGAACCTCACCTACGAGGAGGTTCAGGACCTCCGCGACGACTTCGACGTTCTACTCATTGACGAGGCCCACCGCTTCCGTAACTTTGGGAAGTGGCGACCGAGCCCCGACCATGACGATGACTACAAAGGGACGCGGCGGCACGCGAACCTCCGGCAGTTGCGTGGGAAGACGATGATTATGCTGACCGCGACACCCATTAACAACAGCGCTACTGATCTAAAGAACCTCATCAGTCTATTCACAAGCCCAGAGGAGATTCGTAACAAGGCCTCACTCGACTTCGACGCCTTCGACGAATACATCGAACTCGCGGAGATACGCAAGCGCATCGCCGCTGGGAAGGAGGAGGTCTCCGACGAGAAGCAGCAGCAAATCACCGAGCAGTTGCAGCGCCAGTCGAAGGAGATCTCGAATATCCTCAACGAGGTCATGGTTCTGCGGACGCGCAAGCACGTCAAGGACCAGATTCAGGACGACGAGGACTTCGAGATGAGTTTCAAACCACCGAAACTCCACAAGGAACAGTACTCGCTGCCGCCCGCCTACCAGCCTATCTACCGAATGCTTCCCGACGTAATGGACGCCCTCCATCTCCCGCACATCACGGTGAAGAACCCGAAGGCAGGGAGTACACTCAAAGCCCTCTACAAATTGAATCTCCTCAAGCGATTGGAGTCCTCGACATACGCGTTCGTGCAGTCCATCGAAACATTGCACCAGAGTGAGCGGCGACTGCTCGGTCTGCTGGAGGATCTGCCTGAAGACGAAGACATCGAACTGCTCCGTGCGGTACAGGACGGAGAAGCCCCTGCAACCATCGACGACTTCGTTGAAGGGAAGGACGCCGCCGAAGATCTCGAACAGACACTCGAAGAATTCGGCTTCGACTCGACCGCCGTGCAGGCTGATGGGGGTGAATCGGAGACGCAGGACGAACTGGTAGACGCGACTATTGGGGAGGTCAAGACTTACATCCGCGAGGACCTGACGCTGATCGCGTACTTCCTCACGCAGTTCATCGGGGATGTGGCACGGGATACTGGAGACGTGAGTGACCACGCAGTCACGGTTCGACAGTGGCTCCACGACCATAACGCAGGCACGCTCCCTGATGTCCCTGAGGAAGAGATGAATCCCATCCTGTACCCGAGGAGCGACCTGACGGAAGTAGACTCCGCGACTCGGGACTTCTACGAGGCCGTGTTCTCCTTGCGTGAGTTCCGCGACCCGAAAATCGACCGCCTCGCAAGCGTCCTCCAGAGTCACGATAAGAAAGTCCTCATCTTCACCCAATATCGAGGAACGGCCGATTACGTGTATCGGACGCTCCGCGATAACCCGGACTCACCGTTGACAGCGGGGAACAGCGCGGTCGTGAAAGGCGGCGATGAGAACAAGCAAGACATCATCCAGCGGTTCGCACCGCAGGCATCCGGGTATCAGAGTACGCTCGCAGAGTCGGACGAAACTGAACTCCAGTACGTCGTCGCGACCGACACGCTCAGCGAGGGTGTGAACCTACAGGACGTTCAGGTCGCGGTCAACTACGACTTGCCGTGGAATCCGATGCGCATCGTCCAGCGGGTCGGACGCATTGACCGTATCGGGAGTACGGCGGAGAAGCACGTCCACAACTTCTACCCTGACGGGGACATCGAGGCGGCCATCAAGTTGCTGAAGCGACTGCAGGCGAAAATCAACGACATCGCGCTCATCGTCGGGAAGGAGAACAACATCCTCGACCCGAACGAGGATCAGATTCTAGAGAAGGCGGGCGTCGATACGCAGAAGACCATCGGGGAACTGGAGGTCGATGAAATCGAGGACTCGCTACGGCGGTCTCGCGAGGTTTCTGACGTGAATGAACTTGACGATACCTCGAAGAACCCCCTCCTACGAAATGCGGGAAGTAACGAGGAAGCCGCATACGATCGCTTCCTGCTCAAACGCGAGTTGAACGAGGAGTACGGGCTCACGGCTGACGACTTCGAGTACGCCGAGGACTTTTTCGACGACCCGCCGGAAGAAAGAGAGTTCCTCTATACGAATGCTATCAACCACGACAGGGGGCCGCGTCCGGGTGTTTTTGGGCTTGCGCACCTCTGGTTCGATAGTGAAGATGAGAATGCCCCACTCGGACGTGTTCGACGGGCATTCTACTACAAGCCGTTCAGCGACGACGTGAAGGAGCGGTCTGTACAGACACTCTCCATCAGTCCGTCTGTCGAAGGTGAGCCGGTCTCGGGGAACACCGACCACGTGATGGCGAACCGCGAGGAGATTACGGACGTTCTCGACGAGAGGCTCGAATCGATACGCGAGGGGCAGGTTGAGGGCGCGTTCAAACAGGGTGACTCCTACTCAAAGGAGCAGGAGACAATTCTGGACTTCATCGCCCACTATATTCAGACGAACTTCGGGGATGACCCCTGCTCACGTGAAGAATACGAGACGATAGGTGAGTGGGCAGATGACCTCCACGGTCGGCTGAAGGGCATTAAACTAGGGAACACCGACGAAGACCGGATTCTCCGCGAGACATTCCGACATCATGTGGAGTACGAGTCGTTCCCGGACTGGCCGTCAACCGAGTTCCTCGAAGAACTAGAGGCATTCCTTGAAGAGAATATTGAGGCGTCTACTGAGTATCAGGCTAAACTCGTTAGAGAGAGTCAGGTGAAGGCTCAACTTGTCTGTTGGGGAGTGATTGGAAAATGA
- a CDS encoding ArsR family transcriptional regulator: MSADVTETATKSDYANLVADIVGHPTGAPTVEELEYMSPSIPIGELQSHLRTLEQTGVIELMETDSHTFCRLTNDAWKEFDERGLFPERPWRRQYSRVQKTTKIERLEEIDRPW; encoded by the coding sequence ATGAGCGCAGACGTCACTGAGACTGCCACAAAATCAGATTACGCTAACCTCGTCGCAGATATCGTTGGTCATCCCACAGGGGCACCGACTGTAGAAGAATTAGAATACATGAGTCCGTCAATTCCGATTGGAGAGCTACAGAGTCATCTTAGGACTTTAGAACAGACAGGTGTTATCGAACTGATGGAGACGGACTCACACACCTTTTGTCGACTTACGAACGATGCCTGGAAAGAATTCGACGAGAGAGGGTTGTTTCCGGAACGACCATGGAGGCGACAGTATTCTCGGGTTCAGAAGACGACTAAAATCGAGAGACTCGAAGAGATAGATCGACCGTGGTGA
- a CDS encoding MATE family efflux transporter → MFALAWPIIVTELLQVAYNLADTVWLGRLSTDAVAAISLAFPLIFLLISVGGGFTVAGSTLVAQYTGADSEASAGTVAGQTLGFITLIAVVVGVLGFFATDAMLSVLPSSPATAEQVVPMAADYMRIFFLGLPALFGFFVFSALMRGYGNTRAPMAVMFVSVLVNVVIDPVFIFGFESNPLFGMLGASGVEAALFAATGFEGMGIEGAALATVLSRLVATVMGVYIIFYTSAGPNVSPSDFRPRPNVVRKIVRIGVPSAVEQSASALGLIMLTAMVVTFVPEVLAAYGLGNRLVSLIFLPALGLGRATNTIVGQNLGAGKPDRAERAVWMAVKAGSSVMILIGVVAYVFAEPIVGVFIGTGTDAAAQTVAYGADYVRVRAFEFGFIGLLQVVLGAYRGAGNTKTALAFSLFALWFGRIPVVYYLSFVRDFGETGIWIGIAFGQILGAVAAGLWFTRGTWKASVIDRGQATGD, encoded by the coding sequence ATGTTCGCGCTCGCGTGGCCCATCATCGTCACCGAACTGCTGCAGGTCGCGTACAATCTGGCAGACACCGTCTGGCTCGGACGCCTCTCAACGGACGCCGTCGCCGCCATCAGCCTCGCGTTCCCGCTCATCTTCCTTCTCATCTCCGTCGGCGGCGGGTTCACCGTCGCCGGGAGCACCCTCGTCGCGCAGTACACCGGGGCCGACAGCGAGGCGTCGGCGGGAACCGTCGCCGGCCAGACGCTCGGCTTCATCACCCTCATCGCCGTCGTCGTCGGCGTCCTCGGCTTCTTCGCCACGGACGCGATGCTCTCGGTCCTCCCGAGTTCCCCCGCGACGGCCGAACAGGTCGTCCCGATGGCCGCAGATTACATGCGCATCTTCTTCCTCGGCCTCCCCGCGCTGTTCGGCTTCTTCGTCTTCTCGGCGCTGATGCGCGGGTACGGCAACACGCGCGCGCCGATGGCCGTCATGTTCGTCAGCGTCCTCGTCAACGTCGTCATCGACCCCGTCTTCATCTTCGGCTTCGAGTCGAACCCGCTTTTCGGCATGCTCGGCGCCTCCGGCGTCGAAGCGGCGTTGTTCGCCGCCACCGGTTTCGAAGGGATGGGCATCGAGGGTGCGGCGCTGGCGACGGTGCTCTCCCGCCTCGTCGCCACGGTCATGGGCGTCTACATCATCTTCTACACCAGCGCCGGGCCGAACGTCTCGCCGTCGGACTTCCGGCCCCGACCGAACGTCGTCCGGAAAATCGTCCGAATCGGCGTTCCGAGCGCAGTCGAACAGTCCGCAAGCGCCCTCGGACTCATCATGCTGACCGCGATGGTCGTCACGTTCGTCCCGGAGGTACTCGCGGCGTACGGACTCGGCAACCGCCTCGTCTCTCTGATATTCCTCCCGGCGTTGGGGTTGGGGCGGGCGACGAACACCATCGTCGGGCAGAACCTCGGCGCCGGGAAACCCGACCGGGCCGAACGCGCCGTCTGGATGGCGGTGAAAGCCGGGTCGAGCGTGATGATACTCATCGGCGTCGTCGCGTACGTCTTCGCGGAACCCATCGTCGGCGTCTTCATCGGCACGGGGACGGACGCCGCCGCCCAAACCGTCGCGTACGGCGCGGACTACGTCCGCGTCCGCGCGTTCGAGTTCGGCTTCATCGGCCTCCTGCAGGTCGTCCTCGGCGCGTACCGCGGCGCGGGCAACACGAAGACGGCGCTTGCGTTCTCGCTTTTCGCCCTCTGGTTCGGTCGCATCCCCGTCGTCTACTACCTCTCGTTCGTGCGGGACTTCGGCGAGACGGGCATCTGGATCGGAATCGCCTTCGGCCAGATTCTCGGCGCCGTCGCCGCCGGCCTGTGGTTCACCCGCGGGACGTGGAAAGCGTCCGTCATCGACCGCGGGCAGGCGACAGGGGACTGA